The genomic DNA ACTACGACAACCTTGGAGGAGACCACGACTCCCACCAGTAGCGCGACTTCGACTGCCAGCAGTGAAGGCACCACGCAGCCCGCTGCGGAGGAACCGGTCCTCGAGCAGGCCTACACGGCCCCGGCTCCTGTCGTCGAGGAGACCTATGTTGCGCCACCCATCCCGCCCTTTATGGACCCTGAAGACTACGACCCCTACGGGCCTCCCACGTTCGTTCAGTGCTGGGAGCCGAATGCGGCGGTCATGTCGGATGGCTCGATTGTCACCGACACCGTTAACTGTCCCAATACTGACCCTGCCTGGGGCATTCCCCCAGTCTCGGCCGAGGACTACGGAGAGCCGCCACGCGCAGACGGGTGCGTTGGTCCTGCTGCCGTGTGTGGCTACTACGACGAGTACGGCAACCCGATCTGGTTCGACAAGATGACAGGTGAAACCTCCCCGCGCTACTACGACGAGTACGGCAACCCCACTATGGAGGCCTACTAGGTCATATCGCGTTCTGCTGTTGGTGTGGCGGAACGGGTTGGGAGGGCGATCACCGCCGGTGGGCATCCCCTGGACGTCTATCTTTCATCAAAGCGCACTTCCGCTGCGGCCACATGTTTCCTCGCCGAGACGCTGCGGTCACGAAAGTCAACCGGGGTCCCGCAGGCAGTCAGCGCCGACAGGGCGCCTTCCCCGGCGAGGGCGATCCGTTTCCCTACCAGGGGTAGGTTTTCTGCGCCTGAGCTTCCCAGTCAAGGGGGGCGAGCAAACCGCCGCTGTCAGCGGCGATGGCTGTTCGGAGTCGTTGCTGGTAGTCCCGGTACTGGTCACGCTCCAGCTGTGACCACGGGACTTTTCCGGATGGGCCGGATGGGCGGGAAACGCCGATGAACGCGGCCAAGTGTGAGCGTTCGGTGTAGGCCGCCGCGACGTGGAGGTACCGATGGACACCGACTACGGCGGGGTGGCCGAGAGTATCAAGGCCCTTCAGCGTCATGTTGATCCACATCTGTGCGTGCCCATAGGTCAAGGCGAAACCCGAAGAGCTTCTGAATGCCGAAATCCTGTTCAGGCACCACGTGTCGTGACGGGTGTCGAAATTGGCCTGGGCGATACCGGCATCTTGGATGACAAGGGGATCGGTCTTGAGGTCGGTGACGAAATCATAGAGGGAATTCGCAGTGTCCTTCACAAGCAGGGACTTGTTTCCTTTGGGACCGAAGCCGTGCATCGTTCTGCCGACGAACTTGCCGTAGACTTTATTCGCCACGTCTGTGATCGCCTCTCGGGAGGTGGGGGCAGTGGCGGCTGGGGCACCGAATTCCTGCACCATGAGGCTGGAAAGCCGTGTTCTCTCGTCCATCCTCACTACGATAATATTCCAGCTTTAAGAAGTATGATTCGCCCTTCCTACCAGGGAGTGGGCGGGCTGAGCTCTTCGTGAGGATTAACGCTGGGGGCGTGAGGCACAACCGGGCTGACTTCATCCTCACAATCATGAACATGTGCTGGAAGGCGTCTGCTCAGCTCTGTTCGGAGAGGGCTCGGTAGACGGTGGCGCGGCTGACCCCCAGGTCCCGGGCGATGGCGACCTTGGACTCACCGGCCTCGGCCCGATGGCGGGCCTGCTCCACCTTCTCCGGGGTCAGAGCACGTTTACGCCCCTTGTACTTGCCGGCCTTCTTCGCCAGGGCAATGCCCTCGGCCTGGCGCTCGCGGATGATGGCCCGCTCAAACTCCGCGAACGAGCCGAGGATCCCGAGCATGAGCGTGGCCCGCGGATCGGTGGAGTCCTTGGAGAAGGCCAGGTTCTCCTTGACGAAATGCACGGAAGCCCCCTTGGCGGTGATCTTGTCGATGATCGAGCGCAGGTCCACCAGCGACCGGGCGAGCCGGTCAATGGACGCCACGATCAGCTCATCATGATCGCGCAGGTAATCGAGGCAGCGCTCCAGGCCCGGGCGCTCAGCGCGGGAGCGGGCGGACAGTTTGTCGAGGAACTCCTTGTCCACGGGGCCGATCATCTCGCGTTGACGGGCCAGATTCTGGTCTGCACTCGAGACGCGGATATAGGAGAAGCGCTGGCCCACGGGATGTGCGGCCGAGGGCATGGGGGTGGCCGGGTCCGCGGTTGAAGGCGCGGGAGCAGAAGCTGCTTCTCGTGTCTCGGGGTCCTGCTGCTGGTTGTGCTCGCTGTCGGCAGGGGAAGATTTATGCCAGGTAGGGAGCATCCAGCCGGCGCTGGCGCCGCCGTCGAAGAGGATGGAGGTGGTCGCCACGTCCTGTACCGGTGTCCACTTGTTGTCCCCGATATAGACCTTCGCCTTGGTGACCCTCGCATAGACCCGCTGGATGCGCAGCCGGGCGGCCGGCTCGCCGAAGATGTTGACGTGGGTGGCGTGTGCGGGGTTGGCGGAGTGCTGGTCAAAGCGCTGGCCGTCATCGGCGAGAACCCGGTCGCTGGGTACCTGCTCGCTCTCGCTGGCCCACGATCGCCCGTAGTCGGTGGAGCGGGCGATCCGGGTGTTGCTCTTGCCCCGGCGAACGATCTGGACTTTGTCCTCGGGACGGCCGAGCTCATCGATCAGTGTGCCGACTTTGACCATGACCGCCCCTACTGTCTCAGTGAACTCATTAGCTTCAAGGAGAAGTGTATCAGAAATTGGGATTAGGGCTTAGTAATACAGCGGGAACGCTCCGGGTCGTGATGTCCCATTAGGGTTACCCTGGGTTGCCAAAAGTTCGAATCGGTAAACCCCGCGTCACCCCTGTTCCTAAACTGCATGCAGGCATTCGCCGCGAGAGGCGCCCGAGCA from Corynebacterium guangdongense includes the following:
- a CDS encoding recombinase family protein, with protein sequence MVKVGTLIDELGRPEDKVQIVRRGKSNTRIARSTDYGRSWASESEQVPSDRVLADDGQRFDQHSANPAHATHVNIFGEPAARLRIQRVYARVTKAKVYIGDNKWTPVQDVATTSILFDGGASAGWMLPTWHKSSPADSEHNQQQDPETREAASAPAPSTADPATPMPSAAHPVGQRFSYIRVSSADQNLARQREMIGPVDKEFLDKLSARSRAERPGLERCLDYLRDHDELIVASIDRLARSLVDLRSIIDKITAKGASVHFVKENLAFSKDSTDPRATLMLGILGSFAEFERAIIRERQAEGIALAKKAGKYKGRKRALTPEKVEQARHRAEAGESKVAIARDLGVSRATVYRALSEQS